The following are from one region of the Leucobacter sp. Psy1 genome:
- the glnA gene encoding type I glutamate--ammonia ligase — MSKQRDFALRTIEERGVRFVRLWFSDVSGTLKSVALAPAEVEGAFSEGIGFDGSAIEGLTRAYESDLLAIPDPSTFQLLPWRSTTEPTARMFCDIRTPNDEPAVADPRNVLKRTLARAAELGFTFYTHPEIEFYLLQSQHVGPEGPVPVDRAGYFDNVPGGTAHDFRRESVNMLEELGISVEFSHHEAGPGQNEIDLRYADALTMADNIMTFRTVVKEVAISQGVYATFMPKPFATHPGSGMHTHLSLFEGDTNAFYDPGAKYQLSQTGRRFVAGLLRHAPEITAVTNQYINSYKRLWGGDEAPSFVSWGHNNRSALVRVPMYKPGKGGAARVEYRALDSAANPYLAFSVLLAAGLKGIEEEYELPPEAEHNVWELSDGERRALGFDALPNGLDHALAVMERSELVAETLGEQVFAYFIRDKRQEVAAYRNQVTPFELDSMLGTV; from the coding sequence GTGAGCAAACAGCGTGATTTCGCACTCCGCACCATCGAGGAGCGGGGCGTCAGATTTGTTCGCCTGTGGTTCTCCGATGTGTCTGGAACGCTCAAGTCGGTCGCCCTGGCGCCCGCGGAGGTCGAAGGGGCGTTCAGCGAGGGGATCGGCTTCGACGGGTCGGCCATCGAGGGTCTGACGCGCGCGTACGAGTCAGACCTGCTGGCGATCCCGGACCCGTCGACCTTCCAGCTGCTCCCGTGGCGCAGCACCACCGAACCGACGGCCAGGATGTTCTGCGACATCCGCACCCCGAACGACGAACCCGCCGTTGCGGATCCCCGCAACGTTCTCAAGCGGACGCTCGCACGTGCCGCCGAGCTCGGATTCACGTTCTACACGCACCCCGAGATCGAGTTCTACCTGCTGCAGTCGCAGCACGTCGGACCGGAGGGGCCGGTGCCGGTGGACCGGGCGGGCTACTTCGACAACGTTCCGGGCGGAACGGCGCACGACTTCCGCCGCGAGAGCGTGAACATGCTGGAGGAGCTCGGCATCTCGGTCGAGTTCAGCCACCACGAGGCGGGCCCCGGCCAGAACGAGATCGACCTGCGCTACGCCGACGCGCTCACGATGGCGGACAACATCATGACGTTCCGCACCGTCGTGAAGGAGGTCGCGATCTCGCAGGGCGTCTATGCCACGTTCATGCCGAAGCCGTTCGCAACGCACCCCGGTTCCGGCATGCACACCCACCTCTCCCTGTTCGAGGGGGACACGAACGCGTTCTACGACCCCGGTGCGAAGTACCAGCTGTCGCAGACCGGACGGCGTTTCGTAGCGGGGCTCCTGCGTCACGCGCCGGAGATCACGGCGGTCACGAATCAGTACATCAACTCGTACAAGCGGCTCTGGGGCGGAGACGAAGCGCCTTCGTTCGTGAGCTGGGGGCACAACAACCGGTCGGCGCTGGTGCGCGTGCCGATGTACAAGCCGGGCAAGGGCGGCGCGGCACGGGTCGAGTACCGTGCGCTCGACAGCGCCGCAAACCCCTACCTCGCGTTCTCGGTGCTCCTCGCGGCCGGACTCAAGGGCATCGAGGAGGAGTACGAGCTGCCGCCCGAGGCCGAGCACAACGTCTGGGAGCTGAGCGACGGCGAGCGGCGGGCGCTCGGGTTCGACGCGCTCCCGAACGGCCTGGATCACGCGCTCGCGGTCATGGAGCGGTCCGAACTCGTCGCCGAGACCCTCGGAGAGCAGGTCTTTGCCTACTTCATCCGCGACAAGCGGCAGGAAGTCGCGGCATACCGGAATCAAGTGACGCCGTTCGAGCTCGATTCGATGCTCGGCACCGTCTGA
- a CDS encoding universal stress protein — MSEKYIIGVDGSAQSRVALAWGLARATERGATVELLHVADDSFLSESVAFLSEAQQASQQMLETECAYAKSLGFTGEISGTAVVGHPIAEVEEASKRADLLVLGAHQGGRLAGSFFGTRAVKVAAVAHCPVAVVPETDPAPNAGIVVGIDGSEAAKHAIAYAAREAARRRLPLIAVYAWMPPLTPGLEYLWSEELVESQRTAAEEAIAIGTAGLASEYPDLEVRREIVQAPPVAALVQAAEGAEMLVVGSRGRGGISRLLLGSVSHGVLQALPCPTVVTRG, encoded by the coding sequence ATGTCGGAGAAGTACATCATCGGGGTCGACGGCTCCGCGCAGAGCCGGGTGGCGCTCGCATGGGGGCTCGCCAGGGCCACTGAGCGCGGCGCCACCGTCGAACTGCTGCACGTGGCGGACGATTCGTTCCTGTCTGAGAGCGTGGCCTTCCTCTCTGAGGCGCAGCAGGCCTCTCAGCAGATGCTCGAGACGGAGTGCGCGTACGCGAAGTCGCTCGGCTTCACGGGAGAGATCTCCGGAACCGCTGTGGTCGGTCACCCCATCGCCGAGGTTGAGGAGGCGTCGAAGCGCGCCGATCTCCTGGTGCTCGGCGCGCATCAGGGCGGTCGACTCGCCGGCTCTTTCTTCGGCACTCGAGCCGTGAAGGTCGCGGCAGTCGCGCACTGCCCGGTCGCGGTGGTGCCCGAGACGGATCCCGCTCCCAACGCGGGGATCGTCGTCGGCATCGACGGCTCGGAGGCCGCGAAGCACGCCATCGCCTACGCAGCCCGGGAGGCCGCACGTCGACGGCTGCCGCTCATCGCCGTGTACGCGTGGATGCCGCCGCTCACCCCAGGACTCGAGTACCTCTGGAGCGAGGAACTCGTGGAGTCGCAGCGGACCGCTGCCGAGGAGGCGATCGCCATCGGCACTGCGGGGCTGGCGTCGGAGTACCCCGACCTCGAGGTGCGTCGCGAGATCGTGCAGGCTCCGCCGGTGGCCGCGCTCGTGCAGGCCGCCGAGGGTGCCGAGATGCTCGTGGTCGGCAGTCGCGGACGCGGAGGCATTTCCCGTCTCCTCCTCGGTTCCGTGAGCCACGGCGTGCTGCAGGCGCTCCCCTGCCCCACGGTGGTCACGCGAGGCTGA
- a CDS encoding methionine aminopeptidase, protein MSKRDWGIDDPQETYWYNTRTGQVEDGPQSLSVDRIGPFSTREEASRAPELVEERARKWAEEDARED, encoded by the coding sequence GTGAGCAAGCGCGACTGGGGTATCGACGACCCGCAGGAGACGTACTGGTACAACACGCGGACCGGACAGGTCGAGGACGGTCCGCAGTCGCTCTCGGTGGACCGGATCGGTCCGTTCTCGACTCGCGAGGAGGCGTCTCGCGCTCCCGAGCTCGTCGAGGAGCGGGCCCGCAAGTGGGCCGAGGAAGACGCGCGGGAAGACTGA
- a CDS encoding BCCT family transporter produces the protein MDPHQENEQHDEETSAASAEVDAPTGESVALFAGDDDLPDTVHLHPAMQIDEEDSDERITAKLRSQGVRIGRGMIAPAVFWPALLVILAVTAFAMIWPDTAGDAFQGVQGWIVENLGWYYMLIIGAFIGIAAFIGFSRLGRIKLGLDNDEPEFGVLSWFSMLFAAGMGIGLVFYGVGEPLTYATVSPKPGWDGSEAELAGLAMAQTFVHWGLHPWAIYAIIGLAIAYAIHRRGRPVSIRWALEPLFGERVKGWVGDVIDVLAIFGTVFGVATSLGLGVQQISAGMSEIGIVDRPSNTLLVILIIVITLIAMVSVVSGIGAGMKWLSNINLSMAGILLISVLLLGPTLFLFQTLTESIGYYLANFMGMTFDVGAFQAGESTSWFSDWTIFYWGWWISWSPFVGIFIARISRGRTIREFIAGVMLVPTIVGFIWFSVMGGSGLFRQLFGAGDLVEDGAVNVESALFQVLGDLPWGMVFSVVGILLVAIFFITSSDSGSLVVDMLASGGHPNPPTWSRVLWALVEGAVAIALLLAGGLQSLQAAALATALPFSVILLLMSWATLRALRIDDRVLARAQMQERLELVTQHVTDEWANTIADRREVEQYVDDRIDYRLSRSRGTFPKRQPRNDKGQPRG, from the coding sequence ACGACGACCTCCCCGACACCGTGCACCTGCACCCTGCGATGCAGATCGACGAGGAGGACTCGGACGAGCGCATCACTGCCAAGCTGCGCAGTCAGGGAGTGCGCATCGGCCGCGGGATGATCGCGCCGGCCGTTTTCTGGCCGGCGCTCCTGGTGATCCTCGCGGTCACAGCGTTCGCCATGATCTGGCCCGATACTGCCGGCGACGCATTCCAAGGTGTGCAGGGGTGGATCGTCGAGAATCTCGGCTGGTACTACATGCTCATCATCGGGGCGTTCATCGGTATTGCGGCGTTCATCGGATTCTCCCGCCTCGGCCGGATCAAACTCGGGCTCGACAACGATGAGCCCGAGTTCGGAGTACTCTCCTGGTTCTCGATGCTCTTCGCTGCTGGCATGGGCATCGGGCTCGTGTTCTACGGCGTCGGTGAGCCGCTCACCTACGCCACCGTCTCCCCGAAGCCCGGCTGGGACGGCAGCGAAGCCGAGCTTGCCGGGCTCGCCATGGCGCAGACGTTCGTGCACTGGGGCCTGCACCCGTGGGCGATCTACGCGATCATCGGTCTCGCCATCGCGTACGCGATCCACCGGCGCGGACGCCCCGTATCGATCCGCTGGGCGCTCGAGCCGCTGTTCGGTGAGCGCGTGAAGGGCTGGGTCGGTGACGTCATCGACGTACTTGCGATCTTCGGCACCGTCTTCGGCGTCGCGACCTCACTCGGCCTCGGCGTGCAGCAGATCTCCGCGGGTATGTCGGAGATCGGCATCGTTGATCGCCCGAGCAACACGCTGCTCGTCATCCTGATCATCGTCATCACGCTGATCGCCATGGTTTCGGTCGTCAGCGGCATCGGCGCCGGGATGAAGTGGCTGTCGAACATCAACCTCTCGATGGCCGGGATCCTGCTGATCAGCGTCCTCCTGCTCGGTCCCACCCTGTTCCTGTTCCAGACGCTTACCGAGTCCATCGGGTACTATCTCGCCAATTTCATGGGCATGACGTTCGACGTCGGCGCTTTCCAGGCCGGCGAGTCGACGAGCTGGTTCTCGGACTGGACGATCTTCTACTGGGGCTGGTGGATCTCGTGGTCGCCGTTCGTCGGTATCTTCATCGCGCGCATTTCGCGGGGGCGCACCATTCGCGAGTTCATCGCCGGGGTCATGCTCGTACCCACGATCGTCGGGTTCATCTGGTTCTCCGTGATGGGCGGCAGCGGGCTGTTCCGGCAGCTGTTCGGCGCAGGCGATCTGGTCGAGGACGGCGCGGTGAATGTCGAGAGCGCTCTCTTCCAGGTACTGGGTGATCTCCCGTGGGGCATGGTCTTCTCCGTGGTCGGTATCCTCCTGGTGGCGATCTTCTTCATCACCTCGTCGGACTCCGGCTCTCTCGTGGTCGACATGCTGGCATCGGGCGGACACCCGAACCCGCCAACGTGGTCGCGCGTACTCTGGGCTCTCGTCGAGGGTGCGGTCGCAATTGCACTGCTGCTCGCCGGGGGTCTCCAGTCCCTGCAGGCTGCCGCTCTCGCGACGGCGCTGCCTTTCAGCGTGATCCTGCTCCTCATGAGCTGGGCGACCCTGCGAGCGCTGCGCATCGATGACCGTGTGCTCGCACGCGCACAGATGCAGGAGCGCCTGGAACTCGTCACGCAGCACGTCACCGACGAGTGGGCGAACACGATCGCTGACCGACGCGAGGTCGAGCAGTACGTCGACGACCGGATCGACTACCGCTTGTCCCGCTCGCGAGGCACGTTCCCCAAGCGCCAGCCCCGGAACGACAAGGGTCAGCCGCGCGGCTGA
- a CDS encoding glyceraldehyde-3-phosphate dehydrogenase — MIQRANAHLEEWKNKQELAERMIPLIGQLYRNHDVVMSVHGRSLVGRSAIDIIRAHSFARKIDEVELPLSETCAVVEALSAIQPGPVSVDLALLANGFRASGSDDLESYLRDALGDSLDAQPARGTDVVLYGFGRIGRLLARIIIDHAGSGNTLNLRAIVVRKGSESDLVKRANLLRRDSVHGPFNGTIKVVPEENVILANGVRIQVIYANDPSQVDYTQYGIENAILVDNTGRWRDAEGLEQHLQNQGISRVLLTAPGKGDMLNVVYGVNNDRISDSDTILSAASCTTNAITPVLKVLNDAYGVTQGHVETVHSYTNDQNLIDNFHKGDRRGRSAALNMVITETGAAKAVAKALPELAGKLTGNAIRVPTPDVSLAILNLQFGTETTREELNDHLRQVSLTGALRTQIDFVESPEIVSTDFVGSNRAGIVDGLATIVTGDSAVLYVWYDNEYGYSCQVIRIIEQLAGSHPAHRPQLTP, encoded by the coding sequence ATGATCCAGCGGGCGAACGCTCACCTCGAAGAGTGGAAGAACAAGCAGGAACTCGCCGAGCGAATGATTCCGCTGATCGGCCAGCTCTATCGCAACCACGACGTCGTGATGTCGGTGCACGGGCGCAGCCTGGTGGGCCGCTCGGCGATCGACATCATTCGCGCGCACAGCTTCGCGCGGAAGATCGATGAGGTCGAGCTCCCGCTCAGCGAGACCTGCGCCGTCGTCGAGGCGCTGAGCGCGATCCAGCCGGGTCCCGTTTCGGTGGATCTCGCGCTGCTGGCGAACGGCTTCCGCGCGTCAGGCTCCGATGACCTCGAGTCCTACCTGCGCGACGCCCTCGGCGACAGCCTCGACGCCCAGCCGGCGCGCGGCACCGACGTCGTCCTCTACGGTTTCGGCCGTATCGGGCGTCTGCTCGCGCGGATCATCATCGATCACGCCGGTAGCGGGAACACGTTGAACCTTCGCGCGATCGTCGTGCGCAAGGGCAGTGAGAGCGATCTCGTGAAGCGGGCGAACCTCCTCCGCCGCGATTCGGTGCACGGTCCGTTCAACGGGACCATCAAGGTCGTCCCCGAGGAGAACGTGATCCTCGCGAACGGCGTCCGCATCCAGGTCATCTACGCGAACGACCCGTCGCAGGTCGATTACACGCAGTACGGCATCGAGAACGCGATCCTGGTCGACAACACGGGACGCTGGCGCGACGCGGAGGGCCTTGAGCAGCACCTGCAGAACCAGGGCATTTCTCGTGTTCTGCTCACGGCGCCAGGCAAGGGCGACATGCTCAACGTCGTCTACGGTGTGAACAACGACCGGATCTCTGACTCGGACACGATCCTGAGCGCGGCGTCGTGCACGACGAACGCGATCACCCCGGTCCTCAAGGTACTGAACGACGCCTACGGGGTCACGCAGGGGCACGTGGAGACCGTCCACTCTTACACCAACGACCAGAACCTCATCGATAACTTCCACAAGGGCGACCGGCGCGGGCGTTCAGCTGCGCTCAACATGGTGATCACCGAGACGGGTGCGGCGAAGGCTGTCGCGAAGGCGTTGCCCGAACTCGCGGGCAAGCTCACCGGCAATGCGATCCGCGTCCCCACTCCCGATGTCTCCCTCGCGATCCTGAACCTGCAGTTCGGCACCGAGACGACGCGGGAGGAGCTCAACGATCACCTGCGCCAGGTCTCGCTCACGGGCGCTCTGCGCACCCAGATCGATTTCGTCGAGTCGCCCGAGATCGTCTCCACCGACTTCGTCGGCAGCAACCGCGCGGGCATCGTCGACGGTCTCGCGACGATCGTGACCGGTGACAGCGCGGTGCTCTACGTCTGGTACGACAACGAGTACGGCTACAGCTGCCAGGTCATCCGCATCATCGAGCAGCTCGCCGGTTCGCACCCCGCGCATCGGCCGCAACTCACCCCGTAA
- a CDS encoding MetQ/NlpA family ABC transporter substrate-binding protein yields MAFTRSGRIAASIAALALGTAGLASCAGNDGGGSGGAGGDDETVTIGVVGASDAYWQTFVDAAAEEGITVELEDFAEYTQPNPALSEGELDLNQFQHLQYLADYNVSNNDDLVPIGATAIYPLGLFSTTHESLDEIPDGGTVAIPSDPSNRARALNVLQEAGLVELSDGGTFASEPSDVEPSSRVEVMEMDASFTATSLADVDAAVVNNDFVTDAGLKFDEALFQDDPEAESAQPFINVFAARADDADNETYLKLVEIYQTNQDVQDGVFENSGDSAILLDTPVEELQQILQDAEDQIREN; encoded by the coding sequence ATGGCATTCACCAGAAGCGGCAGGATCGCCGCATCGATCGCGGCGCTCGCGCTCGGAACGGCCGGACTGGCGAGCTGCGCCGGCAACGACGGAGGCGGCTCGGGCGGAGCCGGCGGAGACGACGAGACCGTCACCATCGGCGTGGTGGGCGCGAGCGATGCCTATTGGCAGACCTTCGTCGACGCCGCTGCTGAAGAGGGCATCACCGTCGAGCTCGAGGACTTCGCCGAGTACACCCAGCCGAACCCCGCGCTCTCCGAGGGCGAGCTCGATCTCAACCAGTTCCAGCACCTGCAGTACCTCGCCGACTACAACGTGTCGAACAATGACGACCTAGTGCCGATCGGCGCGACCGCCATCTACCCGCTCGGCCTGTTCTCCACGACCCACGAGTCGCTGGACGAGATCCCGGATGGCGGCACTGTCGCGATCCCGTCGGACCCGAGCAACCGGGCGCGCGCGCTCAACGTGCTCCAGGAGGCCGGTCTCGTCGAGCTCAGCGACGGCGGGACGTTCGCGTCGGAGCCGAGCGACGTCGAGCCGAGCTCCCGCGTCGAGGTCATGGAGATGGACGCCTCCTTCACCGCGACGTCGCTCGCCGACGTCGACGCGGCGGTCGTGAACAACGACTTCGTGACCGATGCGGGTCTGAAGTTCGACGAGGCGCTGTTCCAGGACGATCCCGAGGCGGAGAGCGCGCAGCCGTTCATCAACGTGTTCGCGGCGCGCGCGGACGACGCCGACAACGAGACCTACCTGAAGCTCGTCGAGATCTATCAGACCAACCAGGACGTGCAGGACGGCGTCTTCGAGAACTCGGGAGACAGCGCTATCCTGCTGGATACACCGGTTGAGGAGCTCCAGCAGATCCTGCAGGACGCCGAAGACCAGATCCGAGAGAACTAG
- a CDS encoding methionine ABC transporter permease: protein MDSLAGLGPQIWDATLETLTYVAIAMVVGGFFGLVFGVLLTVCRQGGILQNRPVFWVLNVVVNFFRPIPFVILIAALQPLARIVVGKGIGDAALIFTLSFAAAFGIARLVEQNLLTVAPGVIEAARAMGAGPIRIILTVLIPEGLGPLILGYTFAFIAVIDMTAIAGVIGGGGLGNFALQYGYRQFEPVVTWTAVAIIVIIVQLVQLLGNVLARKILRR, encoded by the coding sequence ATGGACAGCCTCGCGGGCCTCGGCCCCCAGATCTGGGACGCCACACTCGAAACGCTCACGTACGTCGCGATCGCCATGGTCGTCGGTGGGTTCTTCGGTCTCGTCTTCGGCGTGCTGCTCACGGTATGCCGGCAGGGCGGAATCCTGCAGAACCGTCCGGTCTTCTGGGTGCTGAACGTGGTCGTGAACTTCTTCCGCCCGATCCCGTTCGTGATCCTCATCGCGGCACTCCAGCCGCTCGCCCGCATCGTCGTCGGCAAGGGCATCGGCGATGCGGCGCTCATCTTCACGCTGTCGTTCGCCGCGGCGTTCGGCATTGCGCGCCTCGTCGAGCAGAACCTGCTCACGGTGGCCCCGGGAGTCATCGAAGCGGCGCGCGCCATGGGAGCCGGGCCGATCAGGATCATCCTGACGGTCCTCATCCCCGAGGGCCTCGGACCGCTCATCCTCGGGTACACCTTCGCCTTCATCGCGGTGATCGACATGACGGCGATCGCCGGTGTGATCGGCGGCGGCGGCCTCGGCAACTTCGCGCTCCAGTACGGATACCGGCAGTTCGAACCAGTCGTCACGTGGACGGCGGTCGCGATCATCGTCATCATCGTGCAACTCGTCCAGCTGCTCGGCAATGTGCTGGCCAGGAAGATCCTCAGGAGGTAA
- the map gene encoding type I methionyl aminopeptidase, with product MPFDAHDHLVPGTVTPERQVPRSITRPPYVGLQTPPPYAGDNTYSDAEVARIRAAGRIASGALDAVGEAVRPGVTTEELDRVAHEFVIAAGAYPSTLGYRGYPKSSCTSVNEVICHGIPDDTVLREGDIVNVDITAYLDGMHGDTNRTFRVGRVSTEVDQLVERTHEAMMRGIKAARPGRQVNIIGRVIETYAKRFGYGVVRDFTGHGVGAAFHTGLIIPHYDSAPRYDDVISAGMVFTVEPMLTLGTHEWEMWDDDWTVTTRDKSITAQFEHTVLITESGFELLTVSE from the coding sequence ATGCCTTTCGATGCACACGATCACCTCGTTCCCGGAACCGTCACGCCTGAACGGCAGGTCCCACGGTCGATCACGAGGCCCCCCTATGTCGGGCTGCAGACGCCGCCACCGTATGCGGGAGACAACACGTACTCGGACGCTGAGGTGGCCCGGATCAGGGCTGCCGGACGAATCGCATCCGGGGCGCTCGACGCCGTCGGCGAGGCCGTCCGCCCAGGCGTCACCACCGAGGAGCTCGACCGCGTCGCCCACGAATTCGTGATCGCGGCGGGAGCGTATCCATCGACTCTCGGGTATCGCGGCTATCCGAAGTCATCGTGCACCTCGGTCAACGAGGTGATCTGCCACGGGATCCCCGACGACACGGTCCTCCGTGAGGGGGATATTGTCAACGTCGATATCACGGCATATCTCGACGGGATGCACGGCGACACCAATCGGACCTTCCGCGTCGGACGCGTGAGCACCGAGGTGGATCAGCTCGTCGAACGCACCCACGAGGCGATGATGCGCGGAATCAAGGCAGCCAGGCCAGGCCGGCAGGTGAACATCATCGGGCGCGTCATCGAGACCTATGCCAAGCGTTTCGGCTACGGGGTCGTGCGCGACTTCACCGGGCACGGCGTCGGCGCCGCATTCCACACCGGCTTGATCATTCCGCACTACGATTCGGCTCCCCGCTACGACGACGTCATCTCGGCCGGAATGGTGTTCACGGTCGAACCCATGCTGACCCTCGGCACCCACGAGTGGGAGATGTGGGACGACGACTGGACCGTCACCACCCGGGACAAGAGCATTACGGCGCAGTTCGAGCACACGGTCCTCATCACCGAGAGCGGCTTCGAGCTGCTGACGGTGTCGGAGTAG
- a CDS encoding Nif3-like dinuclear metal center hexameric protein, whose product MSEQTHTLSDLRRVAEELWPVTTAEPWDRVGLVSGRDADPLRRVLLAVDAVDATIDEAISTGADVLLTHHPLLLRGVHSVAEDTAKGTLLAKLIRAGCGLLAAHTNADIPADGVSDVIAARLGIEAALPIVPSERVSDPSVGLGRVGSLAAPITLEALASRLADALPPTVSGVRVAGDPDRSVQRIALCGGAGDSLLDHPLVRGADVYVTSDLRHHPAQESLEQSNVGGGPALIDVSHWASESLWLDGAAERLSAALPGIEVTVSRTRTDPWTFARGAAR is encoded by the coding sequence GTGTCCGAGCAGACGCACACACTGTCGGATCTGCGGCGCGTCGCCGAGGAGCTCTGGCCTGTGACCACAGCTGAGCCCTGGGACCGCGTGGGTCTCGTCAGCGGACGCGACGCCGATCCGCTGCGCCGCGTGCTTCTGGCCGTTGACGCCGTCGACGCCACGATCGACGAGGCGATCTCGACCGGCGCAGATGTCCTGCTCACGCACCATCCGCTCCTGCTGCGCGGCGTGCACAGCGTCGCAGAGGACACCGCGAAGGGCACCCTCCTCGCGAAGCTCATCAGGGCCGGGTGCGGGCTGCTCGCTGCACATACCAACGCCGATATTCCCGCGGACGGCGTCTCCGACGTGATCGCTGCACGGCTCGGAATCGAGGCGGCGCTGCCGATCGTCCCGAGCGAGCGCGTCTCCGATCCGAGCGTCGGACTCGGCAGGGTCGGTTCGCTCGCCGCGCCGATCACGCTCGAAGCCCTCGCGTCACGGCTCGCGGACGCGCTCCCGCCGACCGTGAGCGGTGTGCGCGTCGCAGGGGATCCCGACCGATCGGTGCAGCGCATCGCTCTCTGCGGTGGGGCTGGGGACAGCCTGCTCGACCACCCGCTCGTCCGCGGCGCCGACGTCTACGTGACGAGCGACCTGCGCCACCATCCCGCCCAGGAGTCGCTCGAGCAGAGCAACGTCGGCGGCGGCCCCGCACTCATCGACGTGTCCCACTGGGCCAGCGAGTCGCTGTGGCTCGACGGTGCGGCCGAACGTCTCTCGGCCGCCCTGCCCGGCATCGAGGTGACGGTGAGCCGCACACGGACGGATCCCTGGACCTTCGCGAGGGGCGCCGCCCGGTAG
- a CDS encoding zinc ribbon domain-containing protein: MKASPRQQLLLLDLQDLDTGTARLTRKRQQIPERAELESFAGEMSDVRERFMSAQRELDGLRADLERIESDVATVAERRQRDERLLEVSTSSKEAQALQSELDTLAHRTAALEDRELELMESVEASETRFASAEAALTELNERRGTLQAAIEAAERAIDSDLARTAKERAGVAAELQRDLLDLYESTRSRVGIGAARLRGNVSEASNMALAPGELSVIRAAAPDEIVFCPGTGAILVRVEEAAA; encoded by the coding sequence ATGAAGGCCAGTCCCCGCCAGCAGCTGCTGCTCCTCGACCTGCAGGATCTCGACACCGGTACCGCCCGGCTGACGCGTAAGCGTCAGCAGATCCCCGAGCGGGCGGAGCTCGAGTCGTTCGCGGGGGAGATGTCGGATGTTCGGGAGCGGTTCATGTCGGCGCAACGTGAACTCGATGGGCTCCGTGCCGACCTCGAGCGGATCGAGTCCGACGTCGCGACAGTGGCTGAGCGGCGCCAGCGCGACGAACGGCTGCTCGAGGTGAGCACCTCGAGCAAGGAGGCCCAGGCGCTGCAGAGCGAACTCGACACCCTCGCGCACCGGACGGCCGCGCTCGAGGATCGCGAGCTCGAGCTCATGGAATCCGTTGAGGCCTCGGAAACTCGGTTCGCCTCAGCCGAGGCGGCGCTGACCGAGCTCAATGAGCGGAGGGGCACGCTGCAGGCCGCGATCGAGGCCGCAGAGCGCGCCATAGACTCAGATCTCGCGCGAACCGCGAAAGAGCGAGCCGGCGTTGCTGCGGAGCTGCAGCGCGACCTTCTGGATCTGTACGAGTCAACGCGCAGCCGTGTCGGAATCGGAGCGGCTCGACTGCGCGGCAACGTCTCTGAGGCCAGCAACATGGCCCTTGCTCCCGGTGAACTATCCGTCATCCGCGCTGCGGCGCCCGACGAGATCGTCTTCTGCCCAGGAACCGGCGCAATTCTGGTGCGCGTCGAGGAAGCGGCCGCCTGA
- a CDS encoding methionine ABC transporter ATP-binding protein, with protein MTRVQLRGVGKVYPGRRGSDPVVAVEDVSIDVASGEIHAIIGYSGAGKSTLLRLVNGLEAATSGTILVGDDDITGLPESRLRAVRGRIGMIFQQFNLFHAKTVAKNVEYPLIVAGMPAAERRARVAELLDFVGLGGRAKAYTDQLSGGQKQRVGIARALATNPGVLLADEATSALDPETSREVLRLLKRVNEEFGITILLITHEMEVVREIADRVTVMDDGRAVEQGSVFDVFSNPQAATSERFVATALPTTPAAEHLADLRARHRGSLVSVTLRDGGVDQPVIFSTLAARGVSVSIVHGGVTEVGGRSFGRVTLELIGEESAVADAITALQAEAELEVLS; from the coding sequence ATGACGCGTGTGCAATTGCGCGGGGTAGGCAAGGTCTATCCCGGACGACGGGGGAGCGACCCGGTCGTCGCCGTGGAGGACGTGTCGATCGATGTCGCGTCCGGTGAGATCCACGCGATCATCGGCTACTCGGGCGCAGGGAAGAGCACCCTGCTCCGCCTGGTGAACGGACTCGAGGCCGCGACCTCTGGCACAATCCTCGTCGGCGACGACGACATCACGGGTCTGCCTGAGTCGCGGCTTCGGGCCGTCCGGGGGAGGATCGGCATGATCTTCCAGCAGTTCAACCTGTTCCACGCCAAGACCGTCGCGAAGAACGTTGAGTACCCGCTCATCGTCGCCGGAATGCCCGCTGCCGAGCGGCGGGCGCGGGTGGCTGAGCTGCTCGACTTCGTCGGGTTGGGCGGCCGTGCGAAGGCATACACCGACCAGCTCTCCGGAGGTCAGAAGCAGCGCGTGGGTATCGCCCGGGCACTCGCGACGAATCCCGGTGTGCTGCTCGCGGACGAGGCGACGAGCGCGCTCGATCCCGAGACGTCGCGCGAGGTGCTTCGCCTCCTCAAGCGCGTCAACGAAGAGTTCGGAATCACGATCCTGCTCATCACCCACGAGATGGAGGTGGTCCGCGAGATCGCCGACCGCGTGACGGTGATGGACGACGGCAGAGCCGTGGAGCAGGGAAGCGTCTTCGACGTCTTCTCGAACCCCCAGGCGGCGACATCGGAGCGATTCGTCGCGACGGCCCTGCCGACGACGCCTGCGGCTGAGCACCTCGCAGACCTCCGCGCGCGGCACCGCGGCTCGCTGGTGTCGGTGACGCTGCGGGACGGGGGAGTCGACCAGCCCGTCATCTTCTCGACCCTGGCCGCGCGGGGCGTGAGCGTCAGCATCGTCCACGGCGGCGTCACCGAGGTCGGCGGTCGCAGCTTCGGGCGCGTGACCCTCGAGCTGATCGGCGAGGAGTCGGCGGTCGCCGATGCCATCACTGCACTGCAGGCCGAAGCGGAACTGGAGGTGCTGAGCTGA